A segment of the Hallerella succinigenes genome:
GGAAGCTACGCCAGCATTCCTTGCTTTCGCTTGCGCCCTCGCATGCTCCGAGTATCTCCCGGTAGCCGTCTTCGGACACCCCTATCGCGACAAGTACCGAGACGCTGGTCATTTCGCCGCCCCAGCTGCGCTTCAGGTAGATGCCGTCAACGAACACGTAGGGGTATTCCCCGCCTATGGCCCTGTTTCGCCATTCCTCGATCTTGCCGTATACCTTCTGGTTCAGGTTGCTGACGGTCGAGGCGCTGACCCGAGAGCCCCACAGGAGCTCCGTGACGTCTTCCACGCGGCGCACGGATACTCCCGCCAGGTACATCTCGATGAGAGACTCCTCCACGGACGATTCCCTGCGTCTGTAGCGCTCGATGATGGCGGTCTCGAACGGGGCCAGGCGCAGCTTGGGTACGGACAGGTCGACCTCTCCGGCGGAAGTCAGAAGCTTGCGGTGGTAATGACCGCTGCGGTAGTTCCTGCGCTCGTCAGTCCGCTCATGCCTTTCCGCGTTGCACAGCTCCGCGGCTTCCTCGTCCAGCATCGTGTTGAGGGTTTCCTCGATGGTCTTTCTAATGACTCCTTTCAGGTCGTTCTTGAGGCCTTCTTCGTCGATTTTGATTATATTGTTGTCCATAGGATGGTCCTTTTTAGGTTGATTTGTGATTATTTCAAATCTAAAAATTGGAACATCCTATTTTTTTTACTCCCTTAGAGGAATTTGCGAAAGAAAATATACGTTACCACAGCCCACACCCAGGCTCGCAAGGTAATCCAAGCGACTCGTAATTCCCGGAATATCCCCGATTCCGTCTCCATTCGAATCCTGGAAACTACTCGGATAAATTTCGTAACAAACGGTCTTTTTCCACCACTCGAAATCCATCTGCTTCATAAATGTTTCTTCTTGTTGATGACAGCCCAAGCCAAGGCTTGAGCCTAGACAAAAGAAAAAGCATTGGCCGATGAGGGCCAACGCTTTGACAAGTCTATATCGCTTTATTCACGCGTGAGCGTCTTATATTTGAAGCGCTTCGGCGTATCCGCGTCATCGCCCATACGTTTCCGGTAGTCCGCTTCATATTCGCTCCAGTTGCCTTCGAACCAGACAACCTTGGAATCGCCCTCGTAAGCGAGAATATGAGTTGCCACGCGGTCTAAAAACCAGCGGTCATGCGAAATAATCACGGCACAGCCTGCAAAGCGAAGAATCGCCTGTTCCAAGGCCTGCAGCGTTTCGATGTCCAAATCATTCGTCGGTTCATCGAGAAACAGCAAGTTGCCCGGACGCTGCAAATTCTTTGCCATGAGAACGCGGTTGCGTTCACCGCCCGAAAGCACAGAAAGTTTCTTCTGCTGATCGGCACCGGTGAAGTTGAAAAGTCCACAGTAAGCGCGAGCGTTCATCTTGCGTTCCCCGAGGATGATTTCATCCTTGCCGTTGGCAATCGTTTCAAAGACAGTCTTCGTATCGTCCAAGCTTTCACGGCCCTGTTCCATGGTGATCATTTCCACCGTATCGCCGATCTTGACGCAACCCGAATCCGGCTTTTCCTGACCCGTGATAATTTTAAACAGCGTAGATTTACCCGCACCGTTCGGACCGATAATGCCCACGATACCCGAACGCGGAAGCGTAAACGAAAGATCTTCGAAAAGGAGCTTGTCGTTGTATGCCTTGCGCAGATTTTCCGCCTGAATCACCACATTGCCGAGGCGCTTTCCGTTCGGAATGTAAATCTGAGCGACCTTGATCTGTTCGCGGCTGTCTTCCGCCAAAAGATCTTCGTATGCCTTCAAACGAGCCTTGTTCTTCGCCTGACGCGCCTTCGGGCTCTGCTTCACCCATTCCTGTTCACGGGCAAGGCGCTTCTGGCGATCGGATTCGCCCTTTTCTTCATTCTTCATGCGGTCCAGCTTCTGGTCCAGCCATTCCGCATAGTTGCCCTGCCATGGAATGCCACGGCCACGGTCAATTTCCAAAATCCAGCCCGTCACATTATCGAGGAAGTAACGGTCATGCGTCACGAGGATCACGGAGCCCTTGTATTCGCGCAAATGGCGTTCAAGCCAAGCGACCGATTCCGCATCCAAGTGGTTCGTCGGTTCGTCAAGGAGCAAAAGGTCCGGTTCTTCGAGAAGCAAGCGGCAAAGAGCCACACGGCGCTTTTCACCGCCCGAAAGATTCGTCACCTGCCAGTCACCCGGCGGGCAGTTCAGGGCGTCCATCGCGATTTCGATTTTGCGGTCGAGGCTCCATAGATCTTCCGCATCGATCTGGTCCTGAAGCTTTCCCTGTTCTTCCATGAGCTTGTTCATTTCGTCATCGCTCATCGGTTCGGCAAACTTCATCGAAATTTCATTGTAGCGGTCAAGAATCGCCTGTTTCTTGGCGACCGCCTGCATCACGTTTTCTTTGACAGTCAGATTCGGATCGAGCTGCGGTTCCTGCGGAAGGTAGCCCGCGGTGCGGCCCGGTTCAATCCAAGCTTCGCCTTGGAATTCCTTGTCGATGCCCGCCATAATGCGGAGAAGCGTCGATTTACCACTGCCGTTCGTACCGATGATGCCAATCTTTGCTCCGTAATAGAAGCTCAGTGAAATGTCCTTGAGCACCGTCTTTCCGGGCGGATACATCTTGGTCATTCGGTTCATGTAAAAAACAAATTTTTCGGCCATGTGGATTCCT
Coding sequences within it:
- a CDS encoding IS256 family transposase, translated to MDNNIIKIDEEGLKNDLKGVIRKTIEETLNTMLDEEAAELCNAERHERTDERRNYRSGHYHRKLLTSAGEVDLSVPKLRLAPFETAIIERYRRRESSVEESLIEMYLAGVSVRRVEDVTELLWGSRVSASTVSNLNQKVYGKIEEWRNRAIGGEYPYVFVDGIYLKRSWGGEMTSVSVLVAIGVSEDGYREILGACEGASESKECWRSFLVSLRERGLNGVRLFTSDKHLGFLESASEVFPDAKWQRCMVHFFRNLMTKIPRNKLASAMPLLKATYAQEDKEATLKKVADVEQKLRDMGLKSAADLYRKGVMETLTYLDFPHEHWRSIRTNNILERLNREIRRRTRVVGCFPDGESALMLVCARLRHIATKEWGTKRYLNMKHLYEMEKENELKREQEKDGNVA
- the ettA gene encoding energy-dependent translational throttle protein EttA, which translates into the protein MAEKFVFYMNRMTKMYPPGKTVLKDISLSFYYGAKIGIIGTNGSGKSTLLRIMAGIDKEFQGEAWIEPGRTAGYLPQEPQLDPNLTVKENVMQAVAKKQAILDRYNEISMKFAEPMSDDEMNKLMEEQGKLQDQIDAEDLWSLDRKIEIAMDALNCPPGDWQVTNLSGGEKRRVALCRLLLEEPDLLLLDEPTNHLDAESVAWLERHLREYKGSVILVTHDRYFLDNVTGWILEIDRGRGIPWQGNYAEWLDQKLDRMKNEEKGESDRQKRLAREQEWVKQSPKARQAKNKARLKAYEDLLAEDSREQIKVAQIYIPNGKRLGNVVIQAENLRKAYNDKLLFEDLSFTLPRSGIVGIIGPNGAGKSTLFKIITGQEKPDSGCVKIGDTVEMITMEQGRESLDDTKTVFETIANGKDEIILGERKMNARAYCGLFNFTGADQQKKLSVLSGGERNRVLMAKNLQRPGNLLFLDEPTNDLDIETLQALEQAILRFAGCAVIISHDRWFLDRVATHILAYEGDSKVVWFEGNWSEYEADYRKRMGDDADTPKRFKYKTLTRE